Proteins encoded within one genomic window of Thalassospira sp. TSL5-1:
- a CDS encoding FadR/GntR family transcriptional regulator, protein MSRTYARRSLHSIVAHDLGRRIVTGELTPGDNLPTEAQLSETLDVSRTALREAIKILSAKGLIESRPKTGTRVKPRHFWNLLDPDVLSWHFPDPDPAFLYGLFETRLIIEPNTAAMAAERRSEEQLETIRKAYLGMEQAEPGTEAIYLTDLEFHQAILDASQNDFMKSLGMLIESALIGSFKMSSTGPKAQVHSLPSHKAVYQAIADRDPDEARNVMRQLLRQTMMQLRDELGMDSTTDWERITL, encoded by the coding sequence GCCAGGCGCAGCCTGCATAGCATTGTCGCCCACGATTTGGGACGGCGCATTGTCACCGGTGAATTGACGCCGGGTGACAACCTGCCGACCGAAGCGCAACTAAGCGAAACGCTGGATGTATCGCGCACCGCCCTGCGCGAGGCGATCAAAATCCTGTCGGCCAAGGGCCTGATTGAAAGCCGCCCCAAAACCGGCACCCGCGTGAAACCGCGCCATTTCTGGAACCTTTTGGACCCCGATGTTCTGTCCTGGCATTTCCCTGACCCGGACCCGGCCTTTTTATACGGCCTGTTTGAAACAAGGCTGATCATTGAACCCAATACCGCCGCCATGGCCGCCGAACGGCGCAGCGAAGAACAGCTTGAAACCATTCGCAAGGCCTATCTTGGCATGGAACAGGCCGAACCGGGTACCGAGGCTATTTATTTGACCGACCTGGAATTTCATCAGGCGATCCTGGATGCCTCGCAAAACGATTTCATGAAATCGCTGGGGATGCTGATTGAAAGTGCCCTGATCGGATCTTTCAAAATGTCGAGCACGGGACCAAAGGCACAAGTCCATTCGCTGCCCAGCCATAAGGCGGTGTATCAGGCGATTGCAGACCGCGACCCGGACGAAGCCCGCAATGTCATGCGCCAGTTATTGCGCCAGACCATGATGCAGTTGCGTGACGAACTGGGTATGGACAGCACCACCGACTGGGAACGCATTACCCTGTAA
- the yjfF gene encoding galactofuranose ABC transporter, permease protein YjfF, which produces MINERYYPLLATLAVCALLYGYGMFEYRAFSDTYVLGNLLTDNAFLIITAIGMTFVILSGGIDLSVGSMIAFVGVLMAELVTGFGIHPLVAVVVSLIFGGLFGAFMGFIIARFDIQPFIITLAGMFFLRGMCFLINLDSVPISHDFVSAFAGFRIPLPGRGWLSASAMVMLVAVLVGMVIAHYTRFGRNVYAIGGDRQSAQLLGIPVERTIIQVYTLSGVFSALAGVVFAFYTASAYPLAAVGVELDAIAAVVIGGTLLTGGMGFVAGTFFGGIIMGVIQTLIAFDGTLNSWWTKIVIGGLLFGFIVLQRLITRSFSGMRAGTS; this is translated from the coding sequence ATGATTAATGAACGCTATTATCCGTTGCTGGCAACCCTGGCGGTTTGTGCGCTGCTGTATGGGTATGGCATGTTTGAATATCGCGCCTTTAGCGATACCTATGTTCTGGGCAACCTGTTAACCGATAATGCCTTTTTGATCATTACCGCGATTGGCATGACCTTCGTGATCCTGTCGGGCGGCATTGATCTTTCGGTGGGTTCCATGATTGCCTTTGTCGGCGTGCTGATGGCGGAGCTTGTGACTGGCTTTGGCATTCATCCGCTGGTGGCGGTTGTTGTATCGTTGATCTTTGGCGGGCTGTTTGGTGCCTTTATGGGCTTTATTATCGCCAGGTTCGATATTCAGCCCTTTATCATTACCCTGGCGGGGATGTTTTTTTTGCGCGGCATGTGTTTCCTGATCAATCTGGATTCCGTGCCCATCAGCCATGATTTTGTCAGTGCTTTTGCCGGTTTTCGCATTCCGCTGCCCGGGCGGGGGTGGCTCAGTGCCTCGGCAATGGTGATGCTGGTAGCTGTGCTGGTTGGCATGGTCATTGCGCATTATACCCGCTTTGGCCGCAATGTTTATGCTATTGGCGGCGACCGGCAGTCCGCCCAGTTGCTCGGCATTCCTGTCGAACGCACCATCATTCAGGTCTATACGCTAAGCGGTGTTTTCAGCGCGCTGGCCGGTGTGGTGTTTGCCTTTTATACGGCCTCGGCCTATCCGTTGGCGGCTGTCGGGGTGGAACTGGATGCCATTGCTGCCGTTGTCATTGGCGGCACCCTTCTGACCGGGGGCATGGGCTTTGTGGCGGGCACATTCTTTGGCGGCATCATTATGGGGGTTATCCAAACCCTGATCGCCTTTGATGGCACACTTAATAGCTGGTGGACCAAAATCGTCATTGGCGGGTTGCTGTTCGGCTTTATTGTGCTGCAACGTTTGATTACCCGGTCCTTTTCCGGGATGCGGGCGGGGACCAGCTAG
- a CDS encoding ABC transporter permease — translation MTILQDTKKSAGKGGKDRRSIALSSRQWLGPVIALALVIIVNGLISPRFFDIKVVDGHLYGSLVDIIHRGASTALVAVGMAIVIGTRGIDLSVGSVIAISGAVMAVLIRDTSLSPLVIILAALGAGVLCGLWNGILVAFLDIQPIIATLILMVAGRGIAQMITGGQIVTFHGPFFEAIGSGYLLGIPWRVIIAAIVIAGLWAIMRKTALGLFVEAVGGNARASRLAGIDARGIKVLAYVISGLCSAVAGIIIAADIRGADANNAGLWLELDAILAVVVGGASLMGGRFYLGLTVIGVLIIQALGTGILLSGLPSQYTLIVKAAVVMVVLLMQAPKARQMMGSFWRRRTRND, via the coding sequence ATGACAATATTGCAAGATACTAAAAAATCGGCAGGAAAGGGCGGCAAAGACCGGCGGTCAATTGCGCTGTCATCGCGCCAGTGGCTGGGGCCGGTTATTGCGCTGGCGCTGGTGATTATCGTTAATGGTCTGATCTCGCCCCGGTTTTTCGACATCAAGGTTGTTGACGGGCATTTATATGGCTCGCTGGTGGATATTATTCATCGTGGGGCCTCAACCGCGCTGGTCGCGGTGGGCATGGCGATTGTCATTGGCACGCGCGGCATTGATCTCTCGGTGGGCTCGGTCATTGCCATTTCGGGGGCGGTGATGGCGGTGCTGATCCGCGATACCAGCCTGTCACCCCTGGTGATTATTCTGGCCGCCCTGGGGGCCGGGGTTTTGTGCGGTTTGTGGAACGGCATTTTGGTGGCGTTTCTGGATATTCAGCCGATTATCGCCACCCTGATTTTGATGGTGGCGGGGCGCGGTATTGCACAAATGATTACCGGCGGGCAAATCGTCACTTTCCACGGCCCGTTTTTCGAGGCGATTGGCAGTGGCTATTTGTTGGGTATTCCGTGGCGGGTGATTATTGCCGCCATCGTCATTGCCGGCCTGTGGGCAATCATGCGCAAAACCGCGCTTGGCCTGTTTGTCGAGGCAGTAGGCGGCAACGCACGCGCCAGCCGCCTGGCGGGCATTGATGCACGCGGTATCAAGGTGTTGGCCTATGTTATTTCCGGGCTGTGTTCGGCGGTGGCGGGCATCATTATTGCGGCCGATATTCGCGGTGCGGATGCCAATAATGCCGGTTTGTGGCTGGAGCTGGATGCCATTCTGGCCGTTGTGGTTGGCGGGGCGTCGCTGATGGGGGGGCGGTTTTATCTGGGGCTGACGGTGATTGGGGTTCTGATCATTCAGGCGCTGGGTACCGGCATTTTGCTGTCGGGTTTGCCGTCGCAATATACCCTGATCGTCAAGGCCGCCGTCGTCATGGTCGTGTTATTGATGCAGGCCCCGAAGGCCCGGCAGATGATGGGCAGTTTCTGGCGCAGGAGAACCCGCAATGATTAA